In a genomic window of Neoarius graeffei isolate fNeoGra1 chromosome 13, fNeoGra1.pri, whole genome shotgun sequence:
- the LOC132896002 gene encoding uncharacterized protein LOC132896002, translating into MFTQEKYIGYKTKMNFISILPVVLEERKRLLLRTTDDTKRTMEEHMGRMTRRMEAMERRMEAMERRMEGMERKSETLEAAVVSNPPQPPLQEDVLLGLCSTVEELEELDRSLAQPERRNQMKRFLESLGGANPGTAIRHILRQVATNNVLAQYSLRGRRAKKPFQNLTLCKIITEACMQNFPGKKVADIEECIGHSLKFAPHRRSAGPQD; encoded by the exons ATGTTCACACAGGAAAAGTATATTGGGTATAAAACTAAAATGAATTTCATCTCAATTCTACCTGTAGTCCTGGAGGAACGAAAGAGGCTCCTATTGAGGACGACGGATGACACAAAAAGAA CCATGGAAGAGCACATGGGGCGAATGACTAGGAGAATGGAGGCTATGGAGAGGAGGATGGAGGCTATGGAAAGGAGGATGGAGGGTATGGAGAGGAAGTCAGAGACATTGGAGGCTGCTGTGGTCTCGAACCCGCCTCAGCCTCCTCTGCAGGAAGATGTGCTGTTGGGCCTATGCAGcacagtggaggagctggaggagcTAGACAGGAGTCTGGCTCAACCAGAAAGAaggaaccaaatg aaacgtTTCCTTGAAAGCCTGGGAGGGGCGAATCCGGGGACAGCCATTCGTCACATTCTACGCCAGGTGGCTACCAACAATGTCCTGGCGCAGTACagcctgagggggaggagagcaAAAAAGCCTTTCCAGAACTTAACCCTTTGCAAAATTATAACGG AGGCCTGCATGCAGAACTTCCCTGGCAAGAAGGTAGCTGATATTGAGGAGTGCATTGGGCATTCACTGAAGTTTGCACCACACAGACG GTCAGCTGGTCCTCAAGATTGA